One Papaver somniferum cultivar HN1 chromosome 10, ASM357369v1, whole genome shotgun sequence genomic window carries:
- the LOC113316451 gene encoding uncharacterized protein LOC113316451 — protein sequence MDTYIVLTLQPRERKSIVAAAMLDELQEHVEFIDMENDLHTIGGLVPLFEHLKNSSAGIRAKAAKVECARFFGCSTSAQWFSTNICVSARSQKNRQPGLKEPPSVNKHPFFSSLFLFLLPPEILVHKRIHRDHQDHSYKIMTTIRNLCCNDLLDITHMLIDIPESMSPLSHYMVNMAEFSNNCLVAVAPGNQIKGYITALNEGKGKEKRCEISEMNYCYPTEDIGHTAEILVKTLDEAADKILDMLAIRNILMSLMESYKYDITQEKLVRRRLASLSRSCSNLAASKTGLSIGAFFY from the exons ATGGATACATACATTGTCCTAACTTTGCAACCTCGGGAAAGGAAAAGCATTGTTGCTGCAG CTATGTTGGATGAATTGCAAGAGCATGTTGAATTCATTGACATGGAAAATG ATTTGCATACAATTGGTGGTTTAGTCCCCCTTTTTGAACACCTGAAGAATTCGAGTGCAGGCATCCGAGCAAAGGCTGCCAAGGTT GAGTGTGCTAGATTCTTTGGGTGTTCT aCCAGTGCTCAATGGTTCAGCACCAACATCTGTGTTTCAGCTCGGTCTCAAAAGAACCGCCAGCCCGGTCTCAAAGAACCGCCAAGT GTAAACAAACACCCTTTTTTCTCTTCCTTGTTCCTTTTTCTTCTGCCACCGGAAATTCTTGTGCACAAAAGAATTCACAG AGATCATCAAGATCATAGCTACAAGATTATGACAACCATTAGAAACCTCTGCTGCAATGATCTTCTTGACATAACCCATATGTTAATCGATATCCCGGAATCT ATGTCTCCTTTGTCACATTATATGGTGAACATGGCCGAATTCTCTAATAACTGTCTTGTTGCTGTAGCTCCTGGCAATCAAATTAAGGGTTACA TTACTGCACTCAATGAAGGAAAGGGTAAAGAAAAGCGTTGCGAGATAAGCGAGATGAATTACTGTTATCCGACAGAGGACATCGGCCACACGGCTGAGATACTAGTGAAGACATTAGACGAGGCAGCTGACAAGAT ATTGGATATGCTTGCAATAAGGAATattttgatgtcgttgatggagagcTATAAATATGACAT CACTCAGGAAAAACTT
- the LOC113319645 gene encoding peroxidase 11-like, with the protein MAKPHSMENPLFFPLALLINIFTIGITANANPSLTLDYYLTSCPNALDIVRKEMECIVQSEPRMAASILRLHFHDCFVQGCDASILLDETITLQGEKKAPQSKNSLRGFDVIDRIKNKLESECPGIVSCADLLTIAARDAVILVGGPYWHVPLGRKDSISASYIKAKTNLPTSDQNLVPLMAKFMFHGFSVTDMIALIGAHTIGLARCKNFRERIYGDFEGTIDQSNPISQIYLEKLQSGCSVVPTAIDENNTTAMDYVTPYIFDNSFYQILLRGEGLLNSDQEMYSSLFGIQTKKIVRKFAEDGIAFFNQFSDSMVKMGNIINPDTIETGEVRKNCRFVNT; encoded by the exons ATGGCAAAACCCCATAGTATGGAGAATCCTCTATTCTTTCCGTTGGCTTTGCTTATTAACATTTTCACCATTGGCATAACTGCAAATGCGAACCCGTCATTAACGTTAGACTATTATTTGACGTCGTGTCCTAATGCTTTAGACATCGTGAGGAAAGAGATGGAATGTATTGTACAATCCGAACCACGTATGGCTGCTTCCATATTGAGGTTACATTTTCATGATTGTTTTGTTCAG GGATGTGATGCTTCGATTTTGCTCGACGAAACAATTACACTACAAGGTGAAAAGAAAGCACCACAAAGCAAGAACTCTCTGAGAGGATTCGACGTTATCGACAGGATAAAAAACAAGCTAGAATCTGAGTGCCCGGGAATTGTATCGTGTGCAGATTTATTAACCATTGCTGCTAGAGATGCTGTAATCCTG GTTGGTGGACCATACTGGCATGTGCCATTGGGAAGAAAAGATTCAATATCTGCAAGTTATATTAAAGCCAAAACTAATCTTCCTACCTCCGATCAAAACCTAGTCCCTCTCATGGCCAAGTTCATGTTTCACGGTTTCTCGGTCACAGATATGATTGCTCTTATTG GTGCCCATACAATTGGCTTAGCGCGATGCAAAAACTTCCGTGAAAGAATTTATGGAGATTTTGAAGGAACTATAGACCAGAGTAATCCCATAAGTCAGATCTACCTTGAAAAACTACAATCTGGTTGCTCAGTAGTTCCAACAGCAATAGATGAAAATAATACAACTGCAATGGATTATGTTACACCATATATTTTTGACAATTCTTTTTATCAAATACTACTAAGAGGAGAAGGATTACTGAACTCGGACCAAGAAATGTATTCAAGTCTTTTCGggattcaaacaaagaagatcgTTCGTAAATTCGCAGAAGATGGGATTGCTTTCTTTAATCAGTTCTCTGATTCTATGGTGAAGATGGGAAATATCATTAATCCTGAtactattgagactggggaagtAAGAAAGAACTGTAGATTTGTCAATACTTGA